In the Enterococcus saigonensis genome, one interval contains:
- a CDS encoding beta-glucoside-specific PTS transporter subunit IIABC — MSKKYEQLSKEILDSIGGTENISSMTHCQTRLRFVLKNNEIVDKEEVKKINGVVNVIESGGQFQVVIGTHVEEVYEEIDKLSDLSDEDESALNEGDKQQSFIGKFIDFISSTIAPVVPAIAGAGMIKAFLALLLLFNLISRESQTYFIVNFMADAVFYFLPFFLASTAAQKLKASPFLAMFLAGVLLHPNLSQLVSQGDPVAIFGVPMRLVNYSSSVIPILMIVFLQSYVERFLKKIIPDAIKIIFVPMLTVLFVGTIGLTILGPIGGYVGDYIAMGFEFLASYGNWAVVFMVATFWPLMVMFGIHYSLGPISTMQLATTGLENIVGPGAIISNISQGVAAFVVGFRTRKTAEKSVAISTGVTALMGITEPALYGINLPKRYPLISAMIGSACGGLYAGLTNVYRYATGASGIPAIPLYIGEDIWHLYNILIALVITIVVTAALTWVLSFKFENKDETADEVEKEILEEVSEIKLGGEVMFSPLKGKVVSLSEVEDEAFSSETLGKGVAIYPEDGIVVAPFEGEISALFPTKHAIGVVSNNGMEVLIHVGMDTVALNGEHFEAFVKKGDKVKKGQKLVTFDIDAISKAGYSTIVPVVVTNTNSYSDISIKKNDAIQFEDELLVAEI; from the coding sequence ATGTCAAAGAAGTATGAACAACTATCAAAAGAGATTCTTGACAGTATTGGTGGAACAGAAAATATCAGTAGTATGACTCATTGTCAAACACGTCTACGGTTTGTTTTAAAAAATAATGAAATCGTTGACAAGGAAGAGGTTAAAAAGATTAATGGGGTTGTTAATGTCATCGAAAGTGGGGGACAATTTCAAGTTGTAATTGGAACACACGTTGAAGAAGTCTATGAAGAAATTGATAAATTGTCTGATTTATCCGATGAAGATGAAAGCGCTCTAAATGAAGGGGATAAGCAGCAAAGTTTTATCGGTAAATTCATTGATTTTATTTCTAGTACAATTGCACCAGTCGTCCCTGCAATTGCAGGAGCCGGAATGATTAAAGCCTTTCTAGCACTGTTGCTGCTTTTTAACCTCATTTCACGGGAGTCACAAACCTATTTCATCGTCAATTTTATGGCAGATGCAGTTTTTTATTTCTTACCCTTCTTCTTAGCCTCTACAGCAGCTCAGAAATTAAAAGCTAGCCCATTTTTAGCCATGTTTTTGGCGGGAGTTTTATTACATCCTAACCTTAGTCAACTTGTCTCCCAAGGTGACCCAGTAGCGATTTTTGGAGTTCCTATGAGACTTGTAAATTATAGCTCTTCGGTTATTCCAATTTTGATGATTGTCTTCCTTCAATCATATGTTGAACGATTTTTGAAAAAAATTATTCCTGATGCAATCAAAATCATCTTTGTTCCAATGTTGACAGTCCTTTTTGTTGGTACGATTGGACTAACTATTCTCGGACCAATTGGTGGTTACGTAGGCGATTATATTGCAATGGGATTTGAATTTTTAGCAAGCTATGGAAACTGGGCAGTCGTATTCATGGTAGCAACCTTCTGGCCATTGATGGTAATGTTTGGGATCCATTACAGTTTGGGACCAATCAGCACGATGCAACTAGCTACAACAGGTCTAGAAAATATCGTTGGGCCTGGAGCAATCATATCTAATATCTCTCAAGGCGTAGCAGCGTTTGTTGTTGGCTTTAGAACTCGAAAAACCGCAGAAAAATCAGTAGCTATTTCTACGGGTGTTACGGCTTTAATGGGCATTACCGAGCCAGCATTGTACGGTATCAACTTGCCAAAACGTTATCCTTTGATCAGTGCAATGATTGGTAGTGCTTGTGGTGGGTTGTATGCAGGCTTAACTAATGTATATCGTTACGCAACTGGTGCTTCAGGAATCCCGGCTATCCCGCTTTACATCGGAGAGGATATCTGGCACTTATATAACATTTTGATAGCATTAGTTATCACGATTGTTGTCACAGCAGCTCTAACTTGGGTCTTGTCCTTCAAATTTGAGAACAAAGACGAAACTGCTGACGAAGTAGAGAAAGAAATCTTAGAGGAAGTTTCGGAAATTAAGCTAGGTGGAGAAGTAATGTTTAGCCCACTAAAAGGCAAAGTGGTTAGTCTATCAGAAGTAGAAGACGAGGCATTTTCGAGTGAAACTTTAGGTAAAGGTGTCGCAATTTATCCTGAAGATGGCATTGTAGTCGCTCCATTTGAGGGTGAGATTTCTGCTTTATTCCCAACAAAGCATGCTATTGGAGTTGTATCTAATAATGGGATGGAAGTTCTGATTCACGTTGGTATGGATACTGTAGCTTTAAATGGCGAGCATTTTGAAGCTTTTGTGAAGAAAGGTGACAAAGTCAAAAAAGGACAAAAGCTAGTAACTTTTGATATTGATGCAATTTCTAAAGCGGGCTATTCCACGATCGTGCCGGTTGTCGTTACTAATACAAATAGTTACTCAGATATTTCAATCAAGAAAAATGATGCGATTCAATTCGAAGATGAGTTATTAGTTGCAGAAATTTAA
- a CDS encoding LysR family transcriptional regulator has translation MELRVLNYFLAVVNEESISKAAKSLNLTQPTLSRQLKDLEDELGVTLFHRGKSKISLTDAGVRLKARAEEIITIADNTKKEFETEAGLFGGLLPFGSVESATSKELTDLIFEFHKKYPNVEYYIYSGIVDEIKEKIDRGIIEFGLLLEPVNVENYNFIRLPQKERWGVVTRTDSELAKKEFITPEDLSTLPLMQSNRTVLQNEINRWLSLKDGETTNTIATFNLMFNVMNLVEKELGYLLCLEGVFESKKTEALCFRPLAPELTTGYVIAWKRNRMLSAVAEKFIELARDAFEA, from the coding sequence ATGGAGTTACGGGTACTGAACTATTTTTTAGCTGTCGTGAATGAAGAAAGTATTTCTAAAGCCGCAAAGTCACTTAATCTTACGCAACCAACATTAAGTCGTCAGTTAAAAGATTTAGAGGATGAATTAGGTGTCACACTCTTTCATAGAGGGAAATCTAAAATCAGTCTGACGGATGCTGGGGTACGTTTGAAAGCTAGAGCTGAAGAAATCATCACAATAGCAGACAATACTAAGAAAGAATTTGAAACTGAAGCAGGTCTGTTCGGCGGCTTATTACCTTTTGGAAGTGTAGAGTCAGCAACCTCAAAAGAATTGACAGATTTAATTTTTGAATTCCACAAAAAATATCCCAATGTTGAATACTATATTTATAGCGGAATTGTAGATGAGATAAAAGAAAAGATTGATCGAGGGATTATCGAATTTGGATTGCTACTAGAGCCGGTCAATGTGGAAAACTACAATTTCATTCGATTGCCTCAAAAAGAGCGATGGGGGGTTGTGACAAGAACTGATTCTGAATTAGCAAAAAAAGAATTTATTACACCTGAAGATCTATCAACGTTACCACTTATGCAGTCAAATAGAACAGTTCTTCAAAATGAAATCAATAGATGGTTATCTCTGAAAGATGGAGAAACAACTAATACAATTGCAACATTTAATTTAATGTTTAATGTTATGAATTTAGTAGAAAAGGAGTTAGGTTATTTACTTTGTTTGGAAGGAGTCTTCGAAAGTAAAAAAACTGAGGCTCTTTGTTTTCGACCGCTTGCTCCAGAACTAACAACGGGATACGTAATTGCGTGGAAACGAAATAGGATGCTAAGTGCTGTCGCAGAGAAATTTATTGAATTAGCTAGAGATGCTTTTGAGGCATAA
- a CDS encoding aldo/keto reductase: MQTIKLNNGVEMPQLGFGVYQIPMDQTAEAVYQAIKIGYRLIDTASIYGNEKETGDGIKRAIDEGLVTRKDLFITSKLFILQAPEEKAEKTIEQSLRVMGLDYLDLYLIHQPYGDVYGAWRAMVAAQKSGKLRAIGISNFKSAKMIEFVGLNDVKPQINQIEVNPWNQRVEDQKWHEKYDVQIEAWAPFAEGHHELFTNQVLSEIGQQYGKSVGQVVLRWLMQRGIIALAKSVRPERMKENIDIFDFELSKKDFEKIEALDMKESAFFDHDAPQQVEWFMNRMKDTEK, translated from the coding sequence ATGCAAACAATTAAACTTAATAATGGTGTAGAAATGCCACAACTTGGTTTTGGTGTATATCAAATTCCAATGGATCAAACAGCTGAAGCTGTATACCAAGCAATCAAGATTGGGTATCGTTTAATCGATACAGCTTCTATTTATGGAAACGAAAAGGAAACTGGTGATGGTATTAAAAGAGCAATTGATGAAGGTCTTGTTACTCGTAAAGATTTATTTATTACCTCAAAACTTTTCATTTTACAAGCTCCTGAGGAAAAAGCTGAGAAAACTATTGAACAATCACTTAGAGTTATGGGCCTAGATTATTTAGATTTATATCTTATTCATCAACCATATGGGGATGTCTATGGTGCATGGAGAGCAATGGTTGCTGCCCAAAAATCAGGTAAACTACGTGCGATTGGTATTTCAAACTTTAAGTCAGCAAAGATGATTGAATTTGTAGGTTTAAATGATGTTAAACCTCAGATTAATCAAATCGAGGTTAATCCATGGAATCAGCGTGTTGAAGATCAGAAGTGGCATGAAAAATATGATGTTCAAATTGAAGCTTGGGCACCATTTGCAGAAGGACATCATGAATTATTCACTAACCAAGTTTTATCAGAAATTGGGCAACAATACGGTAAGAGTGTTGGACAGGTTGTCCTTCGCTGGTTGATGCAACGAGGAATTATTGCTTTGGCAAAATCTGTTCGTCCAGAGCGAATGAAAGAAAATATTGATATTTTTGATTTTGAATTATCAAAGAAAGACTTTGAAAAAATTGAAGCATTAGACATGAAAGAATCAGCATTTTTTGATCATGACGCACCCCAACAGGTTGAATGGTTCATGAATCGGATGAAAGATACTGAAAAATAA
- a CDS encoding aldo/keto reductase — translation MRKRKLGKNDFLVSEIGFGCMGLNHDRGPAKDRSDMIRLVHKATDLGISLFDTAEVYGPYTNEELVGEALVGRRQKIKLATKGGFDVSTPELSLDSRPEKLINSIEGSLKRLRTDYIDLYYIHRVDPKVPIEIVAEAMGRMIKEGKILHWGLSEANAETIRKAHFVQPITAIQSEYSIWWREQEKKVLPLLEELGIGFVAYSPLGRGFLTGKLSTKSDFSTNDNRGKLPRFQKEAMLENQKLLDFLSDIAESKGATLAQVSIAWVLKQNPWIVPIPGTTEESRLKENIQASEITFTDSEMQMINSTLSNIDIIGDRY, via the coding sequence TTGAGAAAACGAAAGCTTGGGAAAAATGATTTTCTTGTCTCAGAAATTGGCTTTGGCTGTATGGGACTGAATCATGATAGAGGACCAGCTAAAGATAGATCGGACATGATACGATTGGTTCACAAAGCTACAGATCTTGGTATTAGTTTATTTGATACAGCTGAGGTATATGGTCCATATACTAATGAAGAATTAGTCGGAGAAGCTTTAGTAGGGAGACGACAGAAAATAAAATTAGCAACAAAAGGTGGCTTTGACGTGTCAACACCAGAACTTAGTTTAGATAGTCGACCAGAAAAATTAATTAATTCAATTGAAGGTTCTTTGAAACGCCTGAGGACAGATTATATTGACTTATATTATATTCACAGAGTTGATCCAAAGGTTCCAATAGAAATAGTTGCCGAAGCAATGGGAAGAATGATTAAAGAGGGTAAAATATTACATTGGGGCTTATCGGAGGCGAATGCGGAAACGATTCGAAAAGCTCATTTTGTTCAGCCTATCACAGCAATTCAAAGTGAGTACTCCATCTGGTGGCGTGAACAAGAGAAGAAAGTTCTTCCATTATTAGAAGAATTAGGAATTGGCTTTGTAGCATATAGTCCTTTAGGCAGGGGATTCTTGACGGGAAAGCTAAGTACAAAATCTGATTTCTCAACCAACGATAATCGTGGTAAGTTACCCAGGTTCCAAAAAGAAGCAATGCTAGAGAATCAAAAACTCCTTGATTTTTTGAGTGACATTGCTGAATCAAAGGGAGCGACTCTAGCGCAGGTATCTATTGCATGGGTATTAAAGCAAAATCCGTGGATAGTTCCTATTCCAGGAACCACGGAGGAATCACGTTTGAAGGAGAATATTCAAGCTTCTGAAATTACTTTTACTGATTCAGAAATGCAGATGATAAACTCTACACTAAGTAATATAGATATTATTGGTGATAGATACTAA
- a CDS encoding dihydrofolate reductase family protein gives MVKPFVTCHILSALDGKISGDYFKSSLAQHASEKYGEIRKNLSADAWLFGTTTVKEFLNNRKSYLDDKVPVVSEEDFVAKNSLNFYFVSVDTVGELGWSSGIYRKEGRPDAHIIVILLESTSNEYKAFLRKIGISYITAGKSKLDCNLALEKLNQLFNIKKLLICGGGQINWTFLEQNTIDQLSVVLAPVSDGRIDTPSIFEQSNQYTSRPTIKEFEFENLNVLGEGAVLLNYKVINE, from the coding sequence GTGGTAAAGCCTTTTGTAACATGTCATATCCTAAGTGCACTAGATGGAAAAATTTCTGGTGATTACTTCAAAAGTAGCTTGGCTCAACATGCTAGTGAAAAGTACGGAGAAATTAGAAAGAACTTATCGGCAGATGCGTGGTTATTTGGAACTACGACTGTAAAAGAGTTTTTAAACAATAGAAAATCCTATTTAGACGATAAGGTTCCTGTTGTTTCTGAAGAAGACTTTGTAGCAAAAAACAGTTTAAATTTTTACTTTGTTTCAGTTGATACTGTAGGAGAATTAGGTTGGTCATCAGGAATCTATAGAAAAGAAGGACGCCCAGATGCGCATATAATTGTGATTTTGCTTGAAAGTACGTCGAATGAATATAAAGCATTTTTAAGAAAAATTGGAATATCTTATATTACTGCTGGAAAAAGCAAGTTGGATTGCAATCTGGCTTTGGAAAAATTAAATCAACTTTTCAATATAAAAAAACTACTGATTTGTGGGGGAGGACAGATAAATTGGACATTTTTAGAGCAGAATACAATTGATCAACTGAGTGTTGTATTGGCTCCAGTATCAGACGGAAGAATAGACACACCGAGTATTTTCGAACAATCTAACCAATATACGAGTAGGCCAACAATTAAAGAGTTTGAATTTGAAAATTTGAACGTATTAGGAGAGGGAGCAGTTCTATTAAATTACAAGGTGATCAATGAATAA
- a CDS encoding flavodoxin has product MSACSSDEQEGSASAPDENISTTTESGNSNINSIQTSGNVLVAYFSVPETAGVDAVSRASRVVEDGEVIGNTQFVAQTIQQETNGDIFRIETVQEYPGDHDELVDFGENELAEEARPELSSQIENLDKYDTIFLGYPIWAGDLPMPLYTLLESTDFTDKTIIPFSTHGGSGFSNTIDILEQLQPNATIIKDGITISRDSVPDSRDEIVNWVSNLSL; this is encoded by the coding sequence ATGAGCGCTTGTTCGAGTGATGAGCAGGAAGGGAGTGCTTCGGCACCTGATGAAAATATTTCCACTACTACGGAGAGCGGAAATTCGAATATAAATAGTATTCAGACAAGTGGAAATGTATTAGTAGCATATTTTTCTGTTCCAGAAACTGCTGGTGTGGACGCTGTATCTCGAGCTAGTCGAGTTGTAGAGGATGGTGAAGTAATAGGAAATACACAGTTTGTCGCTCAAACGATTCAACAAGAAACAAATGGCGATATTTTTAGAATTGAGACAGTTCAAGAATACCCTGGAGACCATGATGAATTGGTCGATTTTGGAGAAAACGAATTAGCTGAGGAAGCTCGGCCAGAATTAAGTAGTCAAATCGAGAATTTGGATAAATATGACACAATTTTTCTGGGCTATCCAATTTGGGCAGGAGACTTACCAATGCCGTTGTACACATTGCTAGAGTCTACTGACTTTACAGATAAAACGATTATTCCATTTTCTACACATGGAGGTAGTGGATTCTCAAACACTATTGATATACTTGAGCAGCTTCAACCTAATGCGACAATAATTAAAGATGGTATAACTATCTCTAGAGATAGTGTTCCTGATTCACGAGACGAGATTGTAAATTGGGTTTCAAATTTATCTTTATAA
- a CDS encoding flavodoxin translates to MKKKSVVVLLIFAFVLSACDISNESMSDSTEISSSRDITKSISNRTSDKSDKKSLIVYFSIPETLNADAVSGASQAEEDGQNLGNVQFVAEKIQSEVKGDILRLEVEEPYPKDYDETVDRAREEERNNTLPRLATVIPDLNQYEVIYIGYPVWNMTVPSPIRTFLSQSNIENKRVALFATHAGYGLGNSDERIEELIPNNTFTDVLDIEDNEVNDSNGTIKNWITASNLLE, encoded by the coding sequence ATGAAAAAAAAATCAGTTGTCGTATTGCTTATTTTTGCTTTTGTACTTTCAGCGTGTGACATTTCAAATGAAAGCATGTCTGATAGTACAGAAATTTCTAGTTCTCGGGATATAACCAAATCAATTAGTAATAGAACTAGTGACAAATCAGATAAGAAAAGTCTTATTGTGTACTTTTCCATTCCTGAAACGCTTAATGCGGATGCAGTATCTGGTGCTAGTCAGGCAGAGGAAGATGGACAAAATTTAGGGAATGTTCAATTTGTTGCGGAAAAAATACAATCAGAAGTCAAAGGGGATATTCTGCGCTTAGAAGTGGAAGAGCCCTACCCTAAAGACTATGATGAGACTGTTGATCGAGCGAGAGAGGAGGAAAGAAATAATACTTTACCACGTCTTGCCACTGTGATTCCCGATCTTAACCAATATGAAGTCATTTATATCGGTTATCCTGTTTGGAATATGACTGTGCCCTCACCAATTAGAACTTTTTTAAGTCAAAGTAATATTGAAAACAAACGTGTTGCACTTTTTGCTACACATGCTGGTTATGGGTTAGGAAATAGTGATGAAAGAATAGAAGAACTAATTCCCAATAATACTTTTACTGATGTCTTGGATATTGAAGATAATGAAGTCAATGACTCAAATGGCACTATAAAAAATTGGATTACTGCTAGTAACTTATTAGAATAA
- a CDS encoding histidine phosphatase family protein: MDKILYLMRHGETLFNSQNKIQGWCDSPLTSKGIMQASIAGEFFRKEKIMIESAYCSTSERASDTLEKIINIPYKRVKGLKEWNFGAYEGEPEYLNPSLPYGDFFYSYGGEKESDFKKRISETIMNIVSSESNKTILIVSHGAACRQFMRSWGHTSKIDQKEKLGNCCILKFRYSHEEFELLEIINHDFSEL; this comes from the coding sequence ATGGATAAAATTTTGTATTTAATGCGACATGGAGAAACCTTGTTTAATTCTCAAAATAAAATCCAAGGATGGTGCGACTCTCCACTAACATCAAAAGGAATTATGCAAGCCAGTATTGCTGGAGAGTTTTTTAGAAAAGAAAAGATCATGATTGAGTCTGCATATTGTTCAACATCGGAACGAGCGTCGGATACTTTAGAAAAGATCATTAATATTCCGTATAAACGAGTAAAAGGACTAAAGGAATGGAATTTTGGTGCTTATGAAGGGGAACCAGAGTATCTAAATCCCAGTCTTCCATATGGCGATTTCTTTTATTCATATGGAGGTGAAAAGGAATCTGATTTCAAAAAAAGAATTTCTGAAACGATAATGAATATTGTGTCTTCTGAATCGAATAAGACAATTTTGATAGTTTCTCACGGAGCGGCGTGTCGTCAATTTATGAGAAGTTGGGGGCATACTAGTAAGATTGATCAAAAAGAGAAGCTTGGAAACTGCTGTATATTAAAGTTTAGATATTCACATGAAGAGTTTGAACTGCTAGAGATTATTAACCATGATTTTTCAGAACTTTAA